A genome region from Panicum virgatum strain AP13 chromosome 4K, P.virgatum_v5, whole genome shotgun sequence includes the following:
- the LOC120703778 gene encoding probable LRR receptor-like serine/threonine-protein kinase At3g47570, with product MHHPSQRTLFLLSYLLALTSSYRCTGAISIREATTTLPSTPLPAKAKADRQALLCFKSQLSDPTGTLHSWGSNESLHFCNWRGVTCSNTGVSRVTALDLENSQLSGTISPCITNLTFLRVINLQNNKLHGQIPSELRQLQRLQYLNLSTNFLGGSIPGSLGSIPSLEYLDIRKNGLTGQIPVSLGNSSSLKSLILRQNNLSGEIPPFVSMASSLARIDLWQNSLSGNIPSSLSNLSSLSYLYLAENNLVGDIPESLGHKQSLQGLALAANKLTGTVPPSIYNISSLTFLYIGHNLLHGSLPHGIGDFLPNIQSLIFEDNCFEGPIPASLANATSLKVLDLATNSFSGSIPSLGSLKNLLYLDFSYNYLESNDWNFLSSLGNCVQLTELCLQSNSLGGSLPSSVGNLSTTVYTLWLSMNKISGTIPLEIGNLKILNNLMMHDNIISGNIHSAIGTLRHLTILSLSGNNLSGLIPDSFGNLVQLNELYLQQNNLNGAIPRSLGKCQNLQKLNLSHNSLSGSIPTELLQISSLSKGLDISYNNLTGSIPQEVGALINLGLLNISNNQLSSQIPSTLGQCIVLETLQMEGNFLEGSIPLSLTNLKGIKEVDLSRNNLSGEIPDIFTPLASLEYLNLSFNDFSGAIPTTGVFENSSKVSIEGNKRLCTRAPMLGLPICTEEHRTKHKSLTKQIAIPVAVMATISLSCFSIVLLKKGSKTTNRRSNKRVNVSYEDIIKATDRLSCANIIGSGSFGTVYKGTLEDTKNPVAIKVFNLNLHGSSMSFIAECESLRNIRHRNLVKVITSCSTIDSNGDEFKALIFKYMPNGSLDMWLHQRSDMHSHKSFLTLHQRISIATDVAFALDYLHNQCGRPLIHCDLKPQNILLDEHMSACVSDFGLARFLRADHRFGGDNSSSLAGLKGSIGYIAPEYGQVGQVSTQGDVYSYGVLLLEILTGKRPTDEISQDGMSLRLHNFVNSAFPDKIGMILDPIIVQEIMAGENQKIILAMQSCIVPLIKLGLLCSMESPKDRLPAEHISSEVHAIKNAFSNINGRG from the exons ATGCATCATCCTTCCCAACGAACTCTATTTCTTCTTTCCTATCTCCTAGCTTTGACATCATCTTATCGCTGTACAGGTGCGATTTCCATTAGAGAAGCTACTACCACCTTGCCCTCCACTCCACTGCCAGCCAAAGCAAAAGCTGATCGCCAAGCTCTCCTTTGTTTTAAGTCCCAGCTCTCTGACCCCACTGGAACTTTACACTCTTGGGGCAGCAATGAATCACTCCATTTCTGCAACTGGCGTGGTGTCACCTGCAGCAACACTGGAGTGTCTCGTGTCACTGCATTGGATTTGGAGAACTCCCAACTCTCTGGTACAATATCTCCGTGCATCACAAACCTCACCTTTCTTCGTGTGATAAACTTGCAGAATAATAAACTCCATGGGCAAATTCCCTCAGAGCTCAGGCAGCTACAGAGACTCCAGTACCTCAACCTCAGCACCAACTTTCTAGGTGGCAGTATCCCCGGCTCATTAGGTAGTATCCCATCCCTTGAATATCTTGACATAAGGAAGAATGGCCTCACAGGTCAAATTCCAGTATCCTTAGGCAATAGCTCTTCATTGAAATCACTTATCCTTAGGCAGAACAATCTCAGTGGGGAGATTCCACCATTTGTTTCCATGGCCTCATCACTAGCCCGCATAGATCTCTGGCAAAACAGCCTTAGTGGGAACATACCATCCTCATTGAGCAACCTTTCTTCCCTATCATATCTCTACCTTGCTGAAAATAACCTGGTTGGGGACATCCCAGAGAGTTTGGGTCATAAACAAAGCCTACAAGGACTAGCCCTTGCAGCAAACAAGCTTACTGGCACAGTGCCACCATCTATTTACAATATTTCATCGCTAACATTTCTTTACATTGGCCACAACTTACTCCATGGAAGCTTGCCACATGGCATTGGAGACTTCCTTCCAAACATTCAATCACTAATCTTTGAAGATAACTGTTTTGAAGGGCCAATACCAGCTTCACTTGCTAATGCCACAAGTCTAAAAGTTCTTGATCTTGCCACCAACTCATTTTCGGGCTCAATACCATCTTTAGGGTCCTTGAAAAATCTTTTATATTTAGATTTCAGCTATAACTACCTGGAATCTAATGATTGGAACTTCTTATCTTCTTTGGGTAATTGCGTTCAACTGACAGAATTGTGCCTACAGTCAAATAGCTTGGGAGGAAGCTTGCCAAGTTCAGTTGGAAATCTTTCCACCACAGTTTACACTTTGTGGCTAAGCATGAACAAGATATCTGGAACCATACCTCTTGAGATAGGAAACCTCAAGATACTGAATAATCTTATGATGCATGACAATATTATCTCAGGAAACATACACTCTGCTATTGGAACTCTTCGCCACTTGACCATCCTAAGCTTGTCCGGAAACAATCTATCTGGCTTGATTCCAGATTCTTTTGGCAATCTTGTGCAGTTGAATGAACTTTATTTACAACAGAACAACCTGAATGGGGCTATACCAAGGAGCTTAGGTAAATGTCAGAATTTGCAAAAGCTAAACCTTTCTCACAACTCGCTGAGTGGGAGCATACCAACTGAGCTCCTACAGATTTCTTCACTCTCTAAAGGTTTGGACATATCATATAACAACCTAACTGGATCTATACCACAAGAAGTAGGAGCACTCATTAATCTTGGCCTTCTTAACATATCCAATAATCAGTTGTCCAGCCAGATACCATCAACACTTGGCCAATGTATTGTGCTGGAGACCCTACAGATGGAGGGAAACTTTCTTGAAGGGAGTATTCCACTTTCTCTGACGAATTTAAAAGGCATCAAAGAGGTTGATCTTTCTCGAAATAATCTGTCAGGAGAAATCCCAGATATATTTACACCCCTCGCTTCCTTGGAGTATCTCAACCTATCATTCAATGATTTCAGTGGTGCAATACCGACAACTGGTGTCTTTGAAAATTCTAGCAAGGTGTCAATTGAGGGAAACAAGAGATTATGCACAAGGGCCCCCATGCTAGGACTGCCCATTTGCACTGAAGAACACAGAACAAAGCACAAGTCCTTAACAAAACAGATAGCCATCCCAGTTGCTGTCATGGCAACAATATCACTATCATGCTTTAGCATTGTCCTTCTGAAAAAAGGTTCAAAAACAACAAATCGTCGCTCCAACAAGAGGGTGAACGTGTCATATGAAGATATTATCAAAGCAACAGATAGGTTGTCTTGTGCCAACATAATCGGTTCAGGTTCATTTGGAACCGTGTACAAGGGCACATTAGAGGACACCAAGAATCCAGTTGCAATCAAGGTCTTCAACTTAAATTTACATGGATCATCTATGAGCTTCATTGCAGAGTGTGAATCCCTTAGAAACATTCGGCATCGGAATCTTGTTAAAGTCATCACTTCATGTTCCACTATAGATTCTAATGGCGATGAATTCAAAGCTCTCATATTCAAATACATGCCCAACGGAAGTTTAGATATGTGGCTACACCAAAGATCAGACATGCATAGCCATAAGTCGTTTTTGACTCTGCATCAGCGTATAAGCATAGCTACAGATGTAGCATTTGCTCTTGATTACCTTCATAACCAATGTGGCCGTCCATTAATTCACTGTGACCTAAAACCACAGAATATTCTTTTGGATGAGCACATGAGTGCATGTGTCAGTGACTTTGGGCTTGCAAGATTCCTGCGCGCAGACCATAGGTTTGGGGGTGACAATTCTTCAAGCTTGGCTGGACTCAAAGGTTCCATTGGATATATTGCACCAG AGTATGGACAAGTTGGACAAGTTTCAACCCAAGGCGATGTCTATAGCTACGGAGTGCTGTTACTAGAAATACTCACTGGAAAGCGACCTACTGATGAAATATCCCAGGATGGCATGAGCCTGAGACTTCACAACTTTGTGAACTCGGCCTTCCCAGATAAAATTGGCATGATACTGGACCCCATTATAGTGCAAGAGATAATGGCAGGTGAAAATCAAAAAATAATACTGGCCATGCAGAGTTGCATCGTCCCCCTAATCAAGTTAGGACTATTGTGCTCCATGGAGTCACCGAAAGACCGACTGCCTGCAGAACACATTTCTTCTGAAGTCCACGCAATCAAAAATGCATTCTCAAACATAAACGGTAGAGGGTGA